One genomic window of Mercenaria mercenaria strain notata chromosome 2, MADL_Memer_1, whole genome shotgun sequence includes the following:
- the LOC123564354 gene encoding uncharacterized protein LOC123564354 — protein sequence MARNKKKNDAGTGEKVITGDLQNSVIRVKKNESSEIGVKTCDVSGCKTKMKAKKAAETINKPVSTSQSGNCGSKSKITTETINTLVSKSQSRNGGSKSKKTSETVNKPVSTSQSSNGGSKSTKTTETINKLVLTSQSSNGGSKSKETTETINKPVSTSQSSNGGSKSKETTETINKPVSTSQSSNGGSKSKETTETINKPVSTSQSSNGGSKSKKTTDTINKPVSTSQSSNGGSKSKKTTDTINKPVSTSQSSNGGSKSKKTTETINKPLSTSQSSNGGSKSKKNNPMTANQERQATTLEKQKSKPTKKDSQTKKMETNLRPSDIRYSQSSISSQFKDGTNIGQLLDDIFFGRCFASAIPQIEVSHIEGHWVSADNRRLWVFKQLEILGRLDFITVKVSKRIYIGKLTSENAGMVVEIRNGDPTGVVYALMYDGQNQNTDDDSAEEPKDLAPESKRKRKRRRRKRKPKTSHENNNNTDKPEHEITSLDHLKTAPNDIDLDTCRENPLDELETLLHFNQDLVDEDTYYEEYVYNDSDGVTCLSDTALLSENVVLEVATDSHWAECEKLLKTYHVETALSKYRERHPSSEDSELSDSFDVSALTHNHELASHIRLSDCTGADFEKQHEGRNVFYPQEYFAQTSAQNDFSESADDNGLNHSWDICQTEPDFSYRCDADSELCCKYKCARCTRMLFYRELDIGPYYEPPCQCTTAINRSPQYLVVTESTAVKTTFKDKSILAKLSRGVDTAVGFFNKIFS from the coding sequence ATGGCACGAAATAAGAAGAAGAACGATGCAGGCACTGGAGAAAAAGTTATAACTGGTGATTTACAAAATAGTGTGATTCGAGTTAAGAAGAATGAATCTTCGGAAATTGGAGTTAAAACCTGTGATGTTTCCGgatgtaaaacaaaaatgaaagcaAAGAAAGCTGCTGAAACAATTAATAAACCGGTATCGACATCACAATCAGGTAATTGTGGCTCGAAATCGAAGATAACTACTGAAACAATTAATACACTGGTATCGAAATCACAATCAAGAAATGGTGGCTCGAAATCGAAGAAAACTTCTGAAACAGTTAATAAACCGGTATCGACATCACAATCAAGTAATGGTGGCTCGAAATCGACGAAAACTACTGAAACAATTAATAAACTAGTATTAACATCACAATCAAGTAATGGTGGCTCGAAATCGAAGGAAACCACTGAAACAATTAATAAACCGGTATCGACATCACAATCAAGTAATGGTGGCTCGAAATCGAAGGAAACTACTGAAACTATTAATAAACCGGTATCGACATCACAATCAAGTAATGGTGGCTCGAAATCGAAGGAAACTACTGAAACAATTAATAAACCGGTATCGACATCACAATCAAGTAACGGTGGCTCGAAATCGAAGAAAACTACCGACACAATTAATAAACCGGTATCGACATCACAATCAAGTAATGGCGGCTCGAAATCGAAGAAAACTACCGACACAATTAATAAACCGGTATCGACATCACAATCAAGTAATGGCGGCTCGAAATCGAAGAAAACTACTGAAACAATTAATAAACCGTTATCGACATCACAATCAAGTAATGGTGGCTCGAAATCGAAGAAAAATAATCCCATGACAGCAAATCAAGAAAGGCAAGCTACCACACTGGAAAAACAAAAGAGCAAACCAACAAAGAAGGATTCTCAAACGAAGAAAATGGAAACAAATCTTCGGCCGTCGGATATACGTTACTCGCAATCGTCGATTTCAAGTCAATTTAAAGATGGCACAAATATTGGCCAGTTATTGGACGATATATTTTTCGGAAGATGTTTCGCATCAGCAATCCCGCAAATTGAAGTTTCGCACATAGAGGGACATTGGGTTTCTGCTGACAACAGAAGACTATGGGTATTCAAGCAACTTGAGATACTCGGTAGACTTGACTTTATAACTGTAAAGGTCTCGAAAAGAATTTACATTGGAAAACTCACTAGTGAAAATGCTGGAATGGTTGTTGAAATACGAAATGGGGATCCAACAGGAGTAGTGTATGCTTTAATGTATGATGGTCAAAACCAGAATACGGACGACGATTCAGCAGAAGAGCCGAAAGACCTAGCACCAGAAAGTAAACGAAAACGAAAAAGGAGAAGAAGAAAACGCAAACCAAAGACAAGTCATGAAAACAACAATAACACTGATAAACCTGAACATGAGATAACCAGTTTAGATCATTTAAAAACCGCACCGAATGACATAGACCTAGATACCTGTCGAGAAAATCCACTTGATGAACTTGAAACACTTTTACACTTCAATCAAGACCTTGTAGATGAAGACACCTATTATGAGGAATATGTATATAATGACAGTGACGGTGTGACATGCCTTTCTGACACGGCCCTTCTCAGTGAAAATGTCGTGTTAGAAGTCGCAACAGACAGTCATTGGGCTGAATGTGAAAAACTTTTAAAGACTTACCATGTCGAGACAGCATTAAGTAAGTACAGAGAACGACATCCATCATCTGAGGATTCCGAACTTTCAGATAGTTTCGACGTTTCTGCATTGACGCATAATCATGAACTAGCCTCACATATAAGGCTTAGTGACTGTACTGGTGCAGATTTTGAAAAACAACACGAAGGAAGAAACGTTTTTTACCCACAGGAGTATTTTGCACAGACGTCCGCTCAGAATGATTTTTCGGAATCAGCCGACGACAATGGACTCAATCATTCGTGGGATATATGTCAGACAGAACCAGACTTCAGTTACAGATGTGATGCTGATTCTGAACTATGTTGTAAATATAAATGTGCCCGATGCACTCGAATGCTGTTCTACCGTGAACTGGATATAGGACCTTATTATGAACCTCCTTGCCAATGTACAACAGCAATTAACAGATCGCCTCAGTACCTTGTTGTAACAGAAAGTACAGCAGTCAAGACAACTTTCAAAGATAAATCAATTCTGGCCAAATTATCTCGCGGTGTTGACACTGCTGTaggattttttaacaaaatatttagttAG